A region from the Mustela erminea isolate mMusErm1 chromosome 10, mMusErm1.Pri, whole genome shotgun sequence genome encodes:
- the TENT5C gene encoding terminal nucleotidyltransferase 5C, translated as MAEESSNTRDCMSFSVLNWDQVSRLHEVLTEVVPIHGRGNFPTLEITLKDIVQTVRSRLEEAGIRVQDVRLNGSAAGHVLVKDNGLGCKDLDLIFHVALPTEAEFQLVRDVVLCSLLNFLPEGVNKLKISPVTLKEAYVQKLVKVCTDTDRWSLISLSNKNGKNVELKFVDSIRRQFEFSVDSFQIILDSLLFFYDCSSSPISEHVHPTVIGESMYGDFEEAFDHLQNRLIATKNPEEIRGGGLLKYSNLLVRDFRPTDQEEIKTLERYMCSRFFIDFPDILEQQRKLETYLQNHFAEEERSKYDYLMILRRVVNESTVCLMGHERRQTLNLISLLALRVLAEQNIIPNATNVTCYYQPAPYVSDGNFNNYYVAHPPVTYSQPYPTWLPCS; from the coding sequence atggcagaggagagcAGCAACACCAGGGACTGCATGTCCTTCAGCGTGCTCAACTGGGATCAGGTGAGCCGGCTGCATGAGGTCCTGACCGAGGTCGTCCCCATCCACGGACGAGGCAACTTTCCAACCTTGGAGATAACACTGAAGGACATCGTCCAGACCGTGCGCAGCCGACTGGAGGAGGCGGGCATCAGAGTGCAGGACGTCCGGCTGAACGGCTCCGCCGCAGGCCACGTCCTGGTCAAAGACAACGGCCTGGGTTGTAAAGACCTGGACCTGATCTTTCACGTGGCTCTTCCCACGGAGGCCGAATTTCAGCTGGTCAGGGACGTGGTGCTGTGCTCCCTTCTGAACTTCCTGCCGGAGGGCGTGAACAAGCTCAAAATCAGCCCGGTCACTCTGAAGGAGGCGTACGTGCAGAAGCTGGTGAAGGTGTGCACGGACACGGACCGCTGGAGCCTGATCTCCCTCTCCAACAAGAACGGCAAGAACGTGGAGCTCAAGTTCGTCGACTCCATCCGGCGCCAGTTTGAGTTCAGCGTGGACTCCTTTCAGATCATTCTGGACTCCCTGCTCTTCTTCTACGACTGCTCCAGCAGCCCCATCTCTGAGCACGTCCACCCCACGGTGATCGGGGAGAGCATGTACGGGGACTTCGAGGAAGCCTTCGACCACCTGCAGAACAGACTGATTGCCACCAAGAACCCCGAAGAGATCAGGGGCGGGGGACTGCTCAAGTACAGCAACCTCCTCGTGCGGGACTTCCGGCCCACGGACCAGGAAGAGATCAAAACTCTCGAGCGTTACATGTGCTCCAGGTTCTTCATCGACTTCCCGGACATCCTCGAACAGCAAAGGAAGCTGGAGACCTACCTTCAAAACCACTTTGCCGAAGAAGAGAGGAGCAAGTATGACTACCTCATGATCCTTCGCAGGGTTGTGAACGAGAGCACCGTGTGCCTCATGGGGCACGAGCGGAGGCAGACCCTGAACCTCATCTCCCTCCTGGCCTTGCGCGTGCTGGCGGAACAAAACATCATCCCCAACGCCACCAACGTCACCTGTTACTACCAGCCAGCTCCCTATGTCAGTGACGGCAACTTCAACAACTACTACGTGGCCCACCCTCCAGTCACCTACAGTCAGCCGTACCCTACATGGCTGCCCTGTAGCTAA